The genome window CCAAATTGTTAATCCTGCAGTTGTAAGCTATACTGTATTCAATTTCCTTGTCATCAAAATCAGAGGTTGTGATATCCACTCCAAGTGCTTTTCTCaagaaaatggccaaagctcCCATCCCACTAGATATAAGAGAAACCAGTGAGCAACAAACAGGCAAGATGAATAAGGTTATCATATAACCTCTTTTGATTGCatccaataaaaaaacaaacataaaGCTTTTACCAAAAGAAAAATGCTGCACGTAAATATATCGTTTTTCTGAATTTGTTTGGAGCCAAGTACAGAGTGCATTACATAAACAACCCTTTGGTCATCAGTCTTAGACATAGCAGCCAAGATCTATGGATTGGTCAGTACAACAGGAACAATGGCTACATCTTTTTACAGTGCAAAGTATATCCTCTTCATACCTTTTTAACTCCAGGACCCGTCGTCCATCCAAAATTGATCTATTCTGAACCAGCCATTTATCAAATGCAAATGACCCGTCCAATAGCACGCTACCATTTAGCATATGACTCGGGAATTCCCTTGTTCTTAGTACCTGCATTAGTTTTAGGGAAGGTGGAAAAAtgataaatataaaaaatgagaCAGAGAGTTTATCTCAAATTCACTAACATAAAGAGATCAAAGGAAGACTGCCGTAAGACAGATTGTAAAAATTTGACCGTGGATTACTTTTAGGTCAGCATATCGTGCCTGTCAGTTAGAAATTCTGGGAAACAGAAAAATTCCAGTTATTGCTTCTTCCATGACAATACCTCTTATTAAGGTGCAAAAGAAAATTAAAGAGCCAACGAGTAAATCTTGTATCCTGAATTAGTGTTGAACAATAGCTAATGTAGAATGAGAACAAATTATGACAAGAGGTGGACAAGCCTTTGATGTAGAATTATAACAGCCATCCATACAAGCATGTGAAGTTTGGAATAGGGTGGTAGTTTTGCAAGCAGATAAGGGTgcttttagaaaatatattcaCACGATCTTGGACCACTTTTAAGTAATATTTACAGTGCTCCTTTTCTTTATTGAACTTGTCGACTCAATTCTGACACAACTAAGAGATCTAACTATTTTATGCTAACCGCAATCCAACCCATCAAGGTCTAAAGATTGGTACCCGTCCAAAGAAAAGGAACATGATTTGCCCAGACAAACAGAAACGACTTGATTTTAACACATTACATCACAACCTCGTTACTGGGATATCAGTGGCATCTGTACCTAAAATAGTGGCTGTAATTAGCCAGGAATTCAGGTAGTAACCTGCAGTTTCGGATGCCTAGGCATCCGAATTCTAACTAAAGAAAACGGATCTACACAGAGTATGGAGTAAAAAACAATAGTAGCTGATCAGTCATGTAAGAGCAAGAATCCAGCCCCATCTGTGAAATTCCACGTGCTTTACAAATCCAGTCACTAAGGACCGAAATTTCTAACTTAAACTACTTATTCATTTGTTGATAATCAAGGATAACAACAAACAGTCAATCTCAATTTGACACTACATGTTTCCCAGGTAATGCAGGTACTAAAAACCCACATAAGATCCAGATAATGTCGGTCCCTCAGAACCAAAGAAAACACCAATTGATGCTGTcacattcttcttcttctactaGTGTTTCTTGGGTATTATTTGCTAGGCCAAGCTTGTCCTGTTTTGTTTTCTATCAGATTACGTCCTGAGACGGCAAAAAACCCAGAAAAACTGTAAGAAATCAAGACCGCTAGTGTTTCTTGGCCAGACCATCAACGCACTCGTGTCTCTTGGTCCCTTCTCTTCTTGAAAGATCCCAACTTCCCAAGAACGCAAGAAACACACAACACATGAAAGACTGCGCCGTTCTTGATTCCAAAACCGCGACAGTTCCCATGACCGCGAAATTAGACCGCACGAAAGAATCGTGAGCTCTTACCGTGCCATGGAAATCGTGGACTCTCTCCGCGGAGTCCTGCGCCAGCCTCCCCACCGCTGTGTCCCCCAGCACCACATCTGAAATcgcaaagaaagaaagaaaccatTAGGAGCACGCGATGGGCGGCTGAAGAAACCGAGGAGAGAAGGGCCGCCTCGCAGGGCTTTACCTCGGCCGCCATCGTCGCTGCCGTCGCCGtggaggaagagggaggcggTCTCCTTGCGCAGTTTGGGGAGTCGTTGGTCTGCTGGCTCCCGGGCACTCCGCTTCGTGCCCGAGTAGTTGCCTTCCCAGGGCAGGAACGACATTTCCTCTCTGTCTGTTTTTTTCCTGGGGATTAGTTTGCTGTGAGCTTGACATGACCGCCGAAAGCGCACGTATGTAGCAACCGAAGTACGCCAAATCAAAAGTGCACCCGGGTTAGGAAAAGGCGTTTTCTTTAGATAAAACAGGTACCGGATATCAATCGAATAATTATATAATACTAGTCATGTGTAGAACTTAGAGTTGTATTAATAGTATAGGATATAATTAGAATATGACTTCTATATTTtagtcttttaaaaaaataagagaatgGTTGTTATTGTAAGTTGTAACGATGATAGTAT of Phragmites australis chromosome 3, lpPhrAust1.1, whole genome shotgun sequence contains these proteins:
- the LOC133913691 gene encoding uncharacterized protein LOC133913691, giving the protein MSFLPWEGNYSGTKRSAREPADQRLPKLRKETASLFLHGDGSDDGGRDVVLGDTAVGRLAQDSAERVHDFHGTVLRTREFPSHMLNGSVLLDGSFAFDKWLVQNRSILDGRRVLELKSGMGALAIFLRKALGVDITTSDFDDKEIEYSIAYNCRINNLAALPHIRHTWGDPFPVSKPDWDIVIACDIEPYVEQSTNLVKTLCFLLREYKQKGQRAGCTAITNKSGTQVPVRFPIALISWRRRSDPSVLFLGCEKEGLEVQHLGCLVYLIKTKN